Proteins found in one Sorghum bicolor cultivar BTx623 chromosome 1, Sorghum_bicolor_NCBIv3, whole genome shotgun sequence genomic segment:
- the LOC110432000 gene encoding uncharacterized protein LOC110432000: MFVRVLSLDTARAAATEEDMDVDGGRPPAPGARHQQEGSGCSCGCAGTVAPLLSSPGAKRKRACGGGDGGSSVDSGSTSRGEVDAVQPQKRRHLAWMRSHQGLPSGSGRVSFAPRGLRCRRGSDLGEGRQRSTKTNHLMHWMCLRTATIAKKKGFTPEVQSVIVEMEEKLNAAVDDGEQPKNVEQAVCEVLVKKTKKKNSFLVNLWMKTNVVGDNCDSQREMMQCSVNAPLHGL; encoded by the exons ATGTTCGTCAGGGTGCTCAGCCTCGACACCGCCCGGGCCGCCGCCACGGAAGAGGACATGGACGTCGACGGCGGGCGCCCCCCGGCACCTGGTGCTCGCCACCAGCAGGAGGGGAGCGGCTGCAGCTGTGGATGCGCGGGCACCGTCGCGCCCCTCCTCTCCTCGCCTGGCGCTAAAAGGAAGCGCgcttgcggcggcggcgacggcggctcgAGTGTCGACTCCGGCTCGACGTCGCGCGGCGAGGTCGACGCGGTGCAGCCGCAGAAGCGGCGGCACCTAGCGTGGATGCGGTCGCACCAGGGGCTCCCGTCTGGCTCCGGCAGGGTCTCCTTCGCACCTCGCGGATTACGCTGTAGGCGAGGAAGCGACTTGGGTGAAGGGAG GCAGAGAAGTACAAAAACGAACCACCTAATGCACTGGATGTGTTTAAGGACTGCCACTATAGCAAAAAAGAAAGGCTTTACTCCTGAAGTTCAATCAGTTATT GTCGAAATGGAGGAAAAGCTAAATGCTGCTGTAGATGATGGTGAGCAGCCAAAGAACGTGGAGCAGGCTGTCTGTGAGGTTCTTGTTAAGAAAACAAAGAAGAAGAACAGTTTCTTGGTAAATTTGTGGATGAAAACCAATGTTGTTGGTGACAATTGTGATAGTCAGCGTGAAATGATGCAATGTTCTGTGAATGCTCCATTGCATGGTCTGTGA
- the LOC8063025 gene encoding probable potassium transporter 16 — MAHQHGSAAGGRGGGSMEIVPYSFSSGRDLELELPPFDVKRQDSLYRDATMPAHAAHHGQESWVRTLRLAFQCVGILYADLGTSPLYVYANTFKDGVHHEDDVLGVLSIIIYSFILFTMIKIVFVALYANDDGDGGTFALYSLISRYAKVCLIPNQQAEDELVSRYKHRGKPSATLRRAQWMKNLLETSKAAKISLFFLTILATALAISDSMLTPPISVLAAVNGLKLRAPHLTTDATVWITVAILVVFFSVQRFGTDKIGYTFAPVVFVWLLLISGIGIYNTVKYDISTLKAFNAKYIIDYFRRNKKKGWVSLGEILLCFTGTEALFADLGYFSIRSIQLSFSFGLLPSVFFTYIGQAAYLRKHMDRPEIIPNVFFESIPTSLFWPTFILALITSVIGSQAMVSCAFATMSHLQALNCFPRVKILHTSRRYSGQLYSPEVNIFLCIAACIVTISFRTTGFIAKAHEICVVLVMVITTLLMTIVMLLVWKVNIWWIAIFFVVFMSTESIYTAAVLYKFTHGPYVPVAMSAVLMFIMIVWHYVHVKRYKYELEHTVSRDEAKDLLERRDLKRVPGLGLFYTELVQGIPPIFPHLIEKIPTIHSVIVFITVKNLPIAHVDVTERFLFRQVEPKEFMVFRCVARYGYRDTLETAGDFVKILVEYLQYYVRDLNLYGVGGDEPLKIIFHSARVDSFSWERKPSGHAVYAEEMLTPAQSFSELTMHPVSMSSRLAHFQTGKMNLEEMLKIEEDQKIIQREVDNGVVYIIGESEVVAKPHSNLFKKIIVNYVYSFLRKNSRNGEKMLSIPRGQLLKVGITYEI, encoded by the exons ATGGCACATCAGCATGGTTCTGCCGCCGGCGGCCGGGGTGGTGGTAGCATGGAGATCGTTCCCTACAGCTTCAGCAGCGGCCGCGACCTGGAGCTGGAGCTGCCGCCGTTTGACGTGAAGCGCCAGGACTCGCTCTACCGCGACGCCACCATGCCAGCGCACGCCGCCCACCACGGACAG GAGAGCTGGGTTCGGACGCTACGGCTGGCGTTCCAGTGCGTGGGCATCCTGTACGCCGACCTCGGCACGTCGCCGCTCTACGTGTACGCCAACACCTTCAAGGACGGCGTCCACCACGAGGACGACGTCCTCGGCGTGCTGTCCATCATCATCTACAGCTTCATCCTCTTCACCATGATCAAGATCGTCTTCGTCGCGCTCTACGCCAACGATGACGGTGACG GTGGTACGTTTGCGCTCTACTCGTTGATCTCGCGGTACGCCAAGGTGTGCCTCATCCCAAACCAGCAGGCAGAAGATGAGCTCGTGTCGAGGTACAAGCACCGCGGCAAGCCGTCGGCGACGCTCCGGAGAGCTCAGTGGATGAAGAACCTGCTGGAGACGAGCAAGGCAGCAAAGATCTCACTCTTCTTCCTCACCATCCTTGCCACGGCACTGGCCATCAGCGACTCCATGCTAACCCCTCCGATATcag TACTTGCGGCTGTCAACGGACTCAAGTTGAGAGCACCTCATCTGACTACAG ATGCAACGGTGTGGATCACGGTGGCCATTTTGGTGGTTTTCTTTTCGGTCCAGCGTTTTGGGACCGACAAAATTGGTTACACATTTGCACCGGTGGTTTTTGTGTGGCTCCTCCTCATCTCCGGCATCGGCATCTATAACACAGTAAAGTACGACATTAGCACATTAAAGGCTTTCAATGCCAAATATATCATCGACTATTTCCGAAGGAACAAAAAGAAAGGATGGGTCTCATTGGGTGAAATTCTTCTTTGTTTCACAG GCACTGAAGCTCTTTTTGCTGATCTGGGATACTTCAGCATCAGATCTATACAG CTAAGCTTCAGCTTCGGCTTATTACCTTCAGTGTTCTTCACATATATTGGGCAAGCAGCGTACCTGAGGAAACACATGGACAGGCCTGAGATCATACCTAATGTTTTCTTCGAATCGATTCCAA CGTCTTTGTTTTGGCCAACTTTCATCCTAGCTCTCATTACATCAGTCATTGGAAGCCAGGCTATGGTCTCGTGTGCCTTTGCAACCATGTCCCATTTACAGGCGCTCAACTGTTTCCCAAGGGTTAAGATACTGCATACATCTAGGCGATATTCAGGCCAGCTGTACAGCCCTGAAGTGAACATCTTCCTCTGCATTGCAGCTTGTATTGTAACCATAAGCTTCAGGACAACTGGTTTCATAGCCAAAGCACATG AAATTTGTGTGGTCCTTGTGATGGTGATCACAACTCTCTTGATGACAATAGTGATGCTCCTCGTGTGGAAGGTAAACATCTGGTGGATAGCCATATTCTTCGTTGTCTTCATGTCAACGGAGTCCATCTACACAGCTGCAGTCCTATATAAGTTCACCCATGGACCCTATGTGCCAGTGGCCATGTCAGCAGTTCTCATGTTCATCATGATTGTGTGGCACTACGTGCATGTCAAGCGGTACAAGTATGAGCTTGAGCACACCGTGTCACGAGACGAGGCAAAAGATCTCCTTGAGCGCCGGGACCTAAAGAGAGTTCCAGGCCTAGGGCTTTTCTACACAGAACTAGTGCAGGGAATACCACCTATTTTCCCTCACCTCATTGAGAAGATCCCTACCATCCACTCAGTGATTGTCTTCATCACGGTGAAGAATTTGCCGATAGCCCATGTTGATGTCACGGAGCGCTTCCTCTTCCGCCAAGTGGAGCCCAAAGAGTTCATGGTGTTCCGTTGTGTGGCAAGATATGGGTACCGTGACACACTCGAAACGGCTGGTGATTTTGTTAAAATTCTTGTTGAGTACCTCCAGTACTATGTTAGGGACTTAAATCTCTATGGAGTTGGTGGTGATGAGCCATTGAAGATTATCTTCCATAGTGCTCGGGTGGACAGCTTTTCTTGGGAGAGGAAGCCCTCAGGACATGCCGTCTATGCTGAAGAGATGCTTACACCGGCCCAATCCTTCTCGGAGCTCACAATGCATCCAGTCTCCATGAGCAGTAGATTGGCACATTTCCAG ACAGGGAAAATGAACCTGGAGGAGATGTTGAAGATTGAGGAGGATCAAAAGATAATCCAACGCGAGGTGGACAATGGTGTTGTTTATATAATTGGCGAGAGTGAAGTAGTAGCCAAGCCTCATTCAAATTTGTTCAAGAAGATTATTGTCAACTACGTCTATAGCTTCCTAAGGAAAAACTCAAGGAATGGAGAGAAGATGCTATCCATTCCAAGAGGCCAACTACTAAAGGTTGGAATAACATATGAGATCTAG